The Bosea sp. F3-2 genome window below encodes:
- a CDS encoding transposase, with amino-acid sequence MTISELTLKTSAEIDDPVRRFEVFTGAGRRRDWSAEDKARIVAESFEPGATVSAVARRHALSPQQLFTWRREIRKAADAVPAFVSAVVAPEPAVTPQRPAPTSRRARQRRAAAIEIDVAGVRVTIENGASPATIAAVLGALKAGS; translated from the coding sequence ATGACGATTTCAGAGCTTACGCTTAAAACCAGCGCCGAGATCGACGATCCGGTTCGGCGGTTTGAGGTCTTCACCGGCGCGGGGCGCCGGCGGGACTGGTCTGCCGAGGACAAGGCGCGGATCGTGGCGGAGAGCTTCGAGCCTGGGGCGACGGTGAGCGCCGTCGCCCGCCGCCATGCCTTGTCGCCGCAGCAACTGTTCACCTGGCGCCGCGAGATCCGCAAGGCCGCAGATGCGGTGCCAGCGTTCGTGTCGGCGGTGGTCGCGCCGGAACCTGCAGTTACACCGCAGCGGCCGGCGCCCACATCACGGCGCGCTCGGCAGCGCCGCGCGGCGGCCATCGAGATCGACGTCGCCGGCGTCAGGGTGACGATCGAGAACGGGGCCTCCCCGGCCACGATCGCGGCGGTGCTCGGCGCGTTGAAGGCTGGGTCGTGA
- the tnpB gene encoding IS66 family insertion sequence element accessory protein TnpB (TnpB, as the term is used for proteins encoded by IS66 family insertion elements, is considered an accessory protein, since TnpC, encoded by a neighboring gene, is a DDE family transposase.) yields MIGPTGAVRVMVATKPVDFRKGAEGLAALVRETMGADPFSGTIYVFRAKRPDRVKLVFWDGTGVVLVSKRLEDGEFRWPKIEDGALRLTAAQLQALFEGLDWRRVHEPQRTATPVAAS; encoded by the coding sequence GTGATCGGCCCGACCGGCGCGGTCCGCGTCATGGTCGCGACGAAGCCGGTCGACTTCCGAAAGGGCGCCGAGGGCCTGGCCGCGCTGGTGCGCGAGACGATGGGCGCCGATCCGTTCTCCGGCACGATCTACGTGTTCCGCGCCAAGCGCCCGGACCGGGTGAAGCTGGTGTTCTGGGACGGAACCGGCGTGGTGCTCGTCTCGAAGCGTCTGGAGGATGGCGAGTTCCGCTGGCCCAAGATCGAGGACGGAGCCCTGCGGCTGACGGCGGCCCAGCTTCAGGCCCTGTTCGAAGGGCTGGACTGGCGCCGGGTCCATGAACCGCAGCGGACGGCGACACCGGTCGCCGCGAGCTGA